The DNA window CATCCGTTTCGGCGGGATGGACGTGCGCAAGCTTGCCTCGTTCCGGATCGCGCAACTGGGCATTGGCCTGGTGCCCGAGGGGCGCCAGATTTTCCCCAATCTGACCGTGCGCGAGAATCTGGTTGCGGCGTCGGGCAACCGCCTGGGCAGTGCCGATCCATGGACCATCGACAAGATCCACGCGCTGTTTCCGCGGCTTGACGAACGCGGCAGCAACATGGGCAACACGCTGTCAGGCGGCGAGCAGCAGATGCTGGCGATCGGCCGCGCGCTGATGACCAATCCGCGTCTGCTGATCCTCGACGAGGCCACCGAAGGCCTCGCTCCGCTGATCCGCGACGAAATCTGGAACTGCCTGTCAATGCTGAAGGCGCGCGGCCAATCTGTTCTGGTGATCGACAAGAACATCGAAAACCTCACCCGCATCGCCGACCGTCACTACATCGTCGAACGCGGACGGGCGGTGTGGAGCGGCACGTCGGCCGAGCTGATCGCCGAGCCGGATTTGCAGCACAGATATTTGGGGGTGTGAGCGAGGACGCGTGCGCCGAATTTTCGTCATGGCCGGGCTCGTCCCGGCCATCCACGTCTTTCTTGCTTGTGTCGGCAAAGACGTGGATGCCCGGGTCAAGCCCGGGCATGACGAGTTGCAAGATCGGCGCGCGATCGTCATTGCGAGGGCGCAGCGACGAAGCAATCCATCGTCGGTGGTGACGTGTTGCCGCTGCACACTCGTTGCCACCTCTCCCCTTGCGGGAGAGGTCGGATTGCATCGTCAGATGCAATCCGGGTGAGGGGTTACGGACTATCGATAGACCTGAACCCCTCACCCCAACCCTCTCCCGCAAGGGGAGAGGGAGCTCACTGCCGTTGCCGAGGCAGGGTCGTTTCGCAACACGCCCGCTCAAAACATCTCGAAATATTCGCGCTGCTCCCAGTCCGACACTTCCGCCTGAAAGCGTTCGATTGGATGTGCGAATAATCGTTGCCGCTTGCTCGTTGTCACCTCTCCCCTTGTGGGAGAGGTCGGATCGCATCGACAGATGCGATCCGGGTGAGGGGTTACGGACTATCGATAGACCTGAACCC is part of the Bradyrhizobium erythrophlei genome and encodes:
- a CDS encoding ABC transporter ATP-binding protein encodes the protein MADTGALLEVEDIETCYGLSQVLFGLSLSVRSGEMVAMMGRNGMGKTTTIRSIMGLTPARAGSIRFGGMDVRKLASFRIAQLGIGLVPEGRQIFPNLTVRENLVAASGNRLGSADPWTIDKIHALFPRLDERGSNMGNTLSGGEQQMLAIGRALMTNPRLLILDEATEGLAPLIRDEIWNCLSMLKARGQSVLVIDKNIENLTRIADRHYIVERGRAVWSGTSAELIAEPDLQHRYLGV